A stretch of DNA from Variovorax paradoxus:
GCCGCACCAACCGCCCGAAGCTCGACGCGTACATCCATCGGCTGCAGGCGCGGCCTAAGGGCATGAAGTTCGGTTGAAGGAAAACAGCCTGTCGTCGTTCCCCGGCAGAATCACTGCCATGTCCCAGGCCACCTCTTCCCCCTTCCCCGTCCATGCCGCCCATGCCGCCACTGGCATCGACCTGCTGAACCGCCTGGCCGCCGAGCAGTTGCTCGCCCCGACCTGCGACCACTTCTACTTTTTGCGCCACGGCCAGACCGGGCGCAACGCGCTGCGCGTGTTCCAGGCGCCCGACGAGCCGCTGAGCGCGCTCGGCGAGCAGCAAGCAGTGCTGGCGGCCGAGCTGCTGGCCGGCGAGCCGATCGGCGCCATCGTCTGCAGCGACGCGCGCCGCGCCTTCGACACCGCCCACACCGTGGCACGCGCCCTGCGCCTCGTACCCTCCGCGCACGAGAACCTGCGCGAGCGCAACTTCGGCGCGCTCATCGGCACCTCGTCGGCGAACATCGACTGGGCCTGCGAGCCCGAGGGCGGCGAGACGCTGGCGCAGTTCGTCGACCGCAAGCGCGAAGCGCTCGCCGCCGCGCTCGCCGCACAGCCCGCGCCGGTGCTGGTGGTGGCGCACGGCGGCACGCTCTATGCGCTGGCCGCGCTGCTGGGCGTTGCGGTCGATGCGAGCATCTTCGGCAACGCCCAGCCGTTGCGTTTTTCACGTGCCGGCCCCACATGGGCCGTGACGCCGCTGCAACAGCGGCACGCCGACGGCGGCGGGGCAGCGCTGGCCTGAGCCAAGCCCCAGTTGCTCTGTACGCCGTCCTGAAAGGAATCACCACCCCCCATGGAATTCAAGGACTACTACAGCGCACTGGGCGTCGAACGCACCGCGTCCGACGACGAGGTGCGCAAGGCCTACCGCAAGCTCGCCCGCAAGTACCACCCCGACGTCAGCAAGGAGCCCGACGCCGAGCAGCGCATGCGCGACATCAACGAGGCCAAGGACGTGCTCGGCGACAAGGAGAAGCGCGCCGCCTACGACGCGCTGGCCGACCGTGTCGCGCGCGGTGGCCGGCCCGATGGCAGCTTCGAGCCGCCGCCCGACTGGGACACCGGCTACGAATTTCACCGCGGCCCGCGCCAAGGGCCGGCCGACCACGCCGACTTCAGCGAGTTCTTCTCGTCGATGTTCGGCGACGCCGAGCGGCGCGGGGCCGCGCGGCAGAACTACCGCGCACGCGGCGAAGACCACCATGCGGCCATCGAGATCACGCTCGAAGATGCGCTGAACGGCGCCGAGCGCGAGCTCACGCTGCGCGCCCAGACGCTCGACGCGCAGGGCCGACCGCAGTGGCAGAACCGCACGCTCGCCGTGAAGATCCCGCCCGGCGTGCACCCCGGCCAGTTCATTCGCCTCGCGGAGCAAGGCATGCCCGGCCACGGCGGCGAGCCGGCCGGCGACCTCTACCTCGAGGTGCGCATCGCGCCGCACACGCTGTACCGCGTGGAAGAGCGCGACCTGTACATGACGCTGCCCATCACCCCCGCCGAAGCCGCGCTGGGCGCGCAGGTGCAGGTGCCGACGCCCACCGGCGGCGTGGTCGAGGTCACCGTGCCGCCCAACGCACGCGGCGGCATGAAGCTGCGCCTCAAGGGCCGCGGCTTCGCAGGCAAGACGCCCGGCGACCTGTACCTGCTGCTCGAGATCGCGCTGCCGCCCGCCGACAGCGAGGCCGCACGCAACGCTTACGCGCAACTCGCGCAGGCGACCTCCTCGTTCAACCCCCGCCAGCACCTGGGAGTCTGAGCATGGCGAACTTTTCTTCCGTCACCACCACGACGGCCATCGGCGTCTCGCACCCGCTGGCCGCGAACGAACTGGCGCGCGCCTGCGGCGCCGACACCGCCTGGGTCGTGCAACTGGTCGAAGTGGGCATCGTGCAGGTCACCACGACCGACGCACCGCCCGAGCGCTGGGAGTTTTCGAGCAACGACCTGCAATGCGCGCTCGAAGCGCGTCGGCTCGAACGCGACTTCGGCGTGAACCTCGACGCCGCTGCGCTGATCCTCGACCTGCAGCACGAGGTGCGGCGGCTCAAGGCGGTGCTGCGCGCGAACGGCGTAGGCTGACGCGCCGCGCGCGTGGCGCTTGAACTGCGCCCCGGTCGCCCGTACCATCGGCCGGCGCACGAGGGCGCGTGCAG
This window harbors:
- a CDS encoding histidine phosphatase family protein gives rise to the protein MSQATSSPFPVHAAHAATGIDLLNRLAAEQLLAPTCDHFYFLRHGQTGRNALRVFQAPDEPLSALGEQQAVLAAELLAGEPIGAIVCSDARRAFDTAHTVARALRLVPSAHENLRERNFGALIGTSSANIDWACEPEGGETLAQFVDRKREALAAALAAQPAPVLVVAHGGTLYALAALLGVAVDASIFGNAQPLRFSRAGPTWAVTPLQQRHADGGGAALA
- a CDS encoding DnaJ C-terminal domain-containing protein → MEFKDYYSALGVERTASDDEVRKAYRKLARKYHPDVSKEPDAEQRMRDINEAKDVLGDKEKRAAYDALADRVARGGRPDGSFEPPPDWDTGYEFHRGPRQGPADHADFSEFFSSMFGDAERRGAARQNYRARGEDHHAAIEITLEDALNGAERELTLRAQTLDAQGRPQWQNRTLAVKIPPGVHPGQFIRLAEQGMPGHGGEPAGDLYLEVRIAPHTLYRVEERDLYMTLPITPAEAALGAQVQVPTPTGGVVEVTVPPNARGGMKLRLKGRGFAGKTPGDLYLLLEIALPPADSEAARNAYAQLAQATSSFNPRQHLGV
- a CDS encoding chaperone modulator CbpM is translated as MANFSSVTTTTAIGVSHPLAANELARACGADTAWVVQLVEVGIVQVTTTDAPPERWEFSSNDLQCALEARRLERDFGVNLDAAALILDLQHEVRRLKAVLRANGVG